The following nucleotide sequence is from Zea mays cultivar B73 chromosome 1, Zm-B73-REFERENCE-NAM-5.0, whole genome shotgun sequence.
ACAaacgtaaatcagttcgaagtcacaaaaataaacaaaaaattaaaaaccattaagtaatacctattcgtctctcaagctccacagccttttcagctgcttttattgactctcgagtgtcatgaatatcttttttgtttttctttattatttcatgggccattccTCGGCTGCCATTTTCCCATATgtcagtgaaaatttttccacctattaagcttgcttcggccgaggggtccttcgaatCATCAGTGCagagggcagcttcggcctgagctaaggttttaacatgctcacaacctgacttctccaaaatagctacaattcccctcgcaccagagaaggcacagacgtccccacggtcactcaaaatttcctcaaaagcttcggcttcgctgctgatccactcaattgggccctcaggatcacctcttatgaagttgtcttcactcgagtacgcgcccacgttggcgaagctagtctttatcttttttacacattccacagatttttcaaaacatctttctttcgatgagcgaagctctgcaactgttttctcccaataatttttccagtaatcactggcatctcgatcagcttcggcaatagcgcaTTTCAATTTGGCTTCGGCTAGTTGTTTTTGGAGGTTTTCAATCTCgttcctttggatttcagattgggtcttgtagttagcttcatcccctTTTACTTTGTCcgccaatgtaagtagaattttgtctttttccaaagcttcgttcctcagcttaataacgtctgatcgaaggttgttgagagcgatAGTGCAACTctcgctctcaacaaccttctaagtagaattttgtctttttccaaagcttcgttcctcagcttaataacctttgttcgaaggttgttgagagcgatAGTGCAACTCTcgacttcggcattcttttgcgcccttaaggcgttgctaagtattaaaccctatatgaaaagaatgaacgagttaatataagaacaaaagaataattcaaaattcataagcttccaaatatacaatttttgtaccttcagactgttatatgcaaggctatacgcaagatcgtccttcgtcatggcgcagaggccagcttcaagcttcgggaaccccatacttctggccatctcccgacagacagataattctttgttgtctgggaggcaatacaagaagtcatcttcatctgtgccattgaacactagggcccctttcgggtacttcagttctcgggcatagtgtttagcttcaaaaatctcttcttcagataatattTTTCCCGAAGTGCGTCGTATAATATAATCAAGAACTTCGGAAGGCGCTTCGTGAGAAGGAGTGGCAGCTTTTTCAGGCAGAATCTGTTCTATagtttcttcttccgctgccttttctccagtttccaaggatttctccttggcgggctctgaaggcccagcttcggtgtcggcctggctcattgtagcttcgacttcagtcagctttgtctcggtttcaatctatgctttcgaagccttggcagttttccctggagtagagcttgaagcttttattgtctccagcacatctagtacactagccatcctttttctcttggggtcgctgctagacctttttgtgccttcggcacctccactcctgccgaagggcttaggacttctaatgtttttgcccCTTCGACTCTCGATTTTTCAATTTTGTCAATCTTCGACATTGCAGTCGACTCTTCAATTCTCTgcgtaagagcaggtcctttggcttcaatagctgaagaagtctcACCGCAAAATTTGGGCACTATGGCCgattcaatgtagcgcggtcggtgagtaaggaccttcaactttttcctcttcggtgcgggctcgcttgcagcagccgaagcagcagccttcccagaagttgcaccctttcttttctgtccCCGCGgtgggtagcggtaatcagggtacacaaatccaatagcatcaaaaactctatttagccttttatttttttggctcccgaaggccgctgaAAGTgtgttatcttcagacttggagtatgctccaagttgttcatcactagtattttcaacacacttcagccagtcatcgtctggttcgataaattggtctccaaacctgaaggtatattttaatcgaaccaaaccaccttcgctagggttagtgatggtttcctttggtatttcctagctgtctatcagtggccatatcctgtaggtcacatgctcttggactaagtcctttgtcccaataaaagcgccaactgtgctgaaggccctttgaCATGCTTCagctgcctcatcaatctctaccttcggctttcggaggccgaagcgcgaccagatggggcacatgatgatctctttaatgtcttctcgtgcctttaaatcatttttcacataaaaccactcttccatcaaggccccgggccaccttttccgaaaagttggcactgggtagcttgagccagagcgagcaacgaagctatagcaaccaaaattgttatgatactgttctttaccccagggcttcgtctcatagcaaagttcatgcatgctgcaaaaacattttgcacttggctccaggccttgacttctcacagcccaaacgaagatccccattctgataattgcttcgggagtgatctggtgaaggaaaatctgatatatctttaaaacttcaaccacaaatctacttaatgggaaccgaagtccagctttgaagaaactccgGTAGATTACAACTTCGTCTTCTTCAGGAACAGGAACAACTCTGAacgtgtcagccctcacaatagacatatctcgaaaataccttcctctcatactaTCAAGATGGCTctatttgatagttgatttcccgaagactgcatgacttggtcgccagggccgatcttcagaatcttcgcctccactttctgcatcatagctgtcactgtcatcagtatctttagataagccttctagaatttctttcgtaattttctctgtatttgtttttgcaattgactcaatgaatccagcagtcttttcttcaaggagcttctcctcttcgctcagcttcatctcatcaacaacttttttatcttgagacatcttatcttcggaaatcacgaaaatgtgtccttaaatccgaagcttagaaaatcaaagaaactaagcaactgttggtaagcaagagctaagaaattaagcaaagcaaagcaggcgtaccaaatgtgctcggggtgagttcttatttatacgcccagcgcgctccaagttggagggccccgtctgtcattgaccgttgctattctagcaaagggaaggtgtttcttcggaccttcggcttagggccttcgtccatatcgcaatctgaattcgttattctaacaaattaaccttgcgaggggctactgttgggggccttcgtctttcggaggtcctcaaaaacatgatttaacaatgtttccgaagttgtaatacatgaataggtaccttcggattcgaatcagtaccacagtgggagaggcacaaagaatacgaaggttgatgcagcgccgaagctacgcgcaagggagcttcagcatgacagcagaaaaggaaactgacttaaaagggaaaaggctattcagacctcgatggatctCCATAGAGTCaccagtaaatgtaaagggcatgggtgtaattttacatggcctgtgtcccgtgcctataaatagatgaacagtgctcccgtactggacacgctgacttggcatttgcttttgcatcacacttgtatctttgctgtctatcaagtcgaaggtaccagatgtaattcaatattgttttcattttctcatgataatataatggagATGAATTGATAAtgctatatgattgtttatgttatcttttgtatTTTACACGCTTCCTTTTATTACCATCATACCTTCGATGTTCGAAGGTATGTactttatgaccttcgtctgaagatcattatatcctaagggaaataatgttttgaaggacaaagggcgttaatatttaacattttatgttgccttgttcttgattcatagcatttaagaacaagtccccaacaacatgcATTTTTCATAAAAGCACCATTGTGTATTACCAATTCATACATAACTGATGAAGTGACACTGTCACATAAACAAAAGAAAGAGTAATTCAGCCAGCCACTGTTTTGAGGCATACAAAATGTGTAGTGTAGCTGAGCTAAAATTCACCTTTAGCTTTGGCTTAAAGTATTCGATAGCAGTCATAGCATATACGAGGAAAGGGGTCGATGCAGATCTGGGGGCTCGAATGCACCTTTCCTGGACGACGGTGTCCCAGATCTAGGCCTTGACGACCTTGTTCTTGACGTGGATGCTGTGGGTGGCAAACTCGACGCCGATGGTGGACTTGGACATGAGGCTGAACTCATTGCGCGTGAAGCGCGAGAGCAGGTTCAACTTGCCAACGGTGGAGTCCCCGATGAGCACCACCTTGAAGAGGTAGTTGTAGTCGTCGTTCGCCCGATACACCATCGCCATCAGACGGTTGGCCAACGGCGGTAGGACGGGCGGTGGAGCTCTGGAGGAGGAGGTTTGGGGCCCGAGCGGTGAGGGGCCAGCTCACACGGAGGGAGGAGGCCGGGCGGCTGCAGTTGCGGAGGAAGGAGCGAGATCTCGGGGGTGCTCGAGGATGCGATGATGTATGTTGCTCCGAGGACGGGGGGAAGACGACGGCTCCGAGGATGGGGGTGAGGTGGTGGCGCTGAGGAAGGAGCGAGATCTCGGCGGCGCTTGAGGACGGGGGGGGAGACGACGGCTCCGAGGACGGGGGCGAGGTGGCTGCGCTGAGGAAGGAGCGAGATCTCGGCGGCGCTCGAGGACGCGAGGGTGTATGCTGCTCCGAGGACAGGGGGGAGACGACGGCTCCGAGGACGAGGGGTTGCGTCGAGGCAGGGGCGTGGTATCGCGGGGGAGAAATCATTTGTTGCGGCAGATCTGGGCGAGCGGGGCGCGTATGACGGCGGCAGGGATGGGGCAAGAGAGTGGATGGCGGGCTGTGTGCGGCGTGGAGGGAGGCGGGATGACCGGAGGGGATGGGTGGGGGGAGGCGGGGATGACGCGGCGGCCGTGGCGGCGGACGCGAGCAGGGCAAGGGCATCGCGAGCGAAGGCGTGGTCCGCGCTGGCGGGGGCACGGTGAAGCCTGTGGACACCCTCGTTAGAGAGATATAACGAGAGATATAGTAGTAGAGATAGAGTGAAGTTTAATATGTCGATGATTCTCTTGGAGCCTCCGTGCTTTTACGTTTACAGTAGATTTGACTTCAATCAGAGTAGCCACGAACATATTTCCCCAATCAGATGAGTCGAAGCAAATTGCTCCCACATCATCGAGTCGAGATACAGGGAGCATCCCCAAATCAGTCAAACAAGACGCATGAAGAAtacattttcttttattttccgaGAAAATTCAAACCCAACCAGTGCGCCAAGCATATGCGATGGCATGCAGATACGCCGCGATTATTGCTGCAACTGCTACTAGGTATCATGATGCGACGGGGTGGCCATTGAGGAAGTCGAGGAGGAGCTCGTTGACCCGATCCGGGAGCTGCTCCTGCACGAAGTGGCCCCCCTCCGGGATGTAGATAATCTTCAGGTCCGGCATGAAGTTGTCCATGGCGCCGCTGCGCACGGCGGTCTCGAACCCCGGGAACTTGAAGCAGTAGTCCTTCTCTCCCATCACCATGAGCACCGGGGCCTGGAACTTGGCGTCCAGCCGCTGCGGCATCTTGCGTAGAGACCTGCCCAATCCAGGAAAGCAAGCGGTGGGTAAACCTTAAAACCTGCTGCTGTATTCTGTCCTGTCCTGTACAGTTTGGCAAATTACTGCCATGCCATGGAGTTTCACCTGTATGGCATCTGGAGCGGGTAGCGGAAGCCGGACTTCTCGTAGAGCTTGGCGTAGACGTCCAGGTCCTCCTCGGTGAACCACTCCGGGAGGGGCGCGGACAGGTCGGCCAGGTCCATGATCTCCTGCCCTTCCTTGGCAATCGGGATGTCGGCGCGGGAGAAGAGCACGTAGACGGTGCGCACCACGCGCCTGACGTCGTACCGGCCGAAGTCAGCCTCTGCCCTGCCAGGCTCCTGCAGAAATTAACAAGGAACGAACGAACTGATGATGGTGACCAGAAACTGGAGAATCGAGAGGACCATGGTGATGCAGCAGCAGTGGCACACGTACGCCCCAGCGCAGGACGTAGAAGCCCTCGGGCATGGTGTCGAAGGCGAAGGGGACGGGGCTGAAGGGGATGCCGAGGCACACCACGCCGCAGGTGCGGTCCGGGTGCTGCAGCGCGAAGTCGTACGCCGGCAGGGCGCCGAAGTCCTTGCCCACCAAGAACGCCTGCTCGAGCGAGCCATCAGTATCTTTAGGTAGCAGTAGCACGTGCAGTGCAGCAGCAATCTCTCATCCTCCGATCCGGCCGTTTCTTACCTTTGGGATGGAAAGCGCGTCGAGGATGGCGAGCACGTccgcgacgaggtcatcccagaCCCAGGACGCCTCCTCGTTCTCCGGCGGCTGGTCCGACAGGCCGTACCCGCGGCAGTCCGGCGCGATGGCGCGGTACCCCGCCGCGGCCACGGCAAGCATCTGGTGGCGCCACGAGTACCATATCTCCGGGAAGCCGTGCAGGAACACCACCGTGCCCAGGTCACCTGCCGCAGATAAGAACGTGCGTTGCCGTCGAGCATCATAGAATAGTCCCGCGACAAGCGACCCGCCCGTTGGCATTGAAACGAACACGGATTTGCTCTCACCTTTGCCGACCTGAGCGACGTGGAGGTTGATCCCGCGGACGGGGAGGTGGCTGTGCTCGATCTCCTGACGCGCCATTTGATGCTTCGACTTGCTTGCTCCTCGAGGCAGGACAGAGACCGCGCGAGATGCTTCAGCTTTATAGGAAGCCAGGGCACAAGATAAAGACCGAGACTGCTTGCTCCTTCAGGCCCTCGTGCTGATTATTGTATTTTGTTTCAGGATCGCACGGTAGTTAAGAAATTTCTGTCACCTGATCTCTCGACCCCACATGGGATTGGGAAGACCCCCCCTTTTTTTTCATGAATGAACAAATACCATCTCCGGCTATTGTATCGCTTGCTGCTTGTCTGGGGGCTGGGGAGGGAGGAATCACGCCGGCCGACTCGTCCGTGGCGTGGCATCTGAGAGGTCCGTTTGGTGATTTCCCCAGACAACTCCTTGCGCCAAGCGTCATCTCATCTCACAAGCGACTCCGGACTGAATTCCAGACTCCAGAGTCGGGTCAAACAGCAAGCGACAGAAGAGCGAGAGATCCCCGTACCAAATGCATCTATCTCACCACGCCCACCCAAAAGCCATCTCGCCGCGGGTTGAGCTGAGCCTCCGTCGCGTTTGGCATTTTGCATTGGCACCAACCGGGGGTGGCAGTGGTAGTGGCACGCCGGCCGACTCACCCGTGGCGAGGCCAGTGTTGGCAACGACTCTGCCGTGCCAACTTCTAAGCTCCAGGCCTGCGAGTGCTTTGTCCTGGACATGAGGGGCCGATAAAGTTCAAATTTCGTTATAAATGAACATGCAATTCCATTTTCTTTCATGTTATTATTCCACATTTAGTGGAGAGAGTTTATTTCTCATTAGGCGGTGCCATGTCAGCCTTTTGATGACAAGGCAAAGAGAAGGAAGCGCATATGTGCACTCTCCAATATAGCGAAATGTAGTCTTCGAAACAATGCGTGGAGCTATTTCATTTACTAACTTGTACCCCGGGTCTAAATCATTATTCGCTCTTTCCTTTCAAGGCGTATACGATTTTTACTACTACCTCCGTTTTCGAATATTTGTCGCTCGCTAGTTCATTTTTAAAATAAAACGTGACAAGTAAAAAAGAATGGAGAGAGTATATATCTAAACTAGGTACACAACAATATATATCTAGAAAAAACCAAAACAAATTACAACGTTAAATAAACTACTTTCTTTCTCATGTGACACTCTTAAAACGCATCCACCTGCTTTGAAATGGCATAACATTTGGTTTCAACCTCACTGCTAGCAAAACGTTTTCAGAATCATCCTGTCCTGGTTTTATTTCATTTGTGTTTTTTTCAATAACAATTGGCAACCAAGCCACATTTGTAGTCTTACAAACAGCAACAACAGCATATGTGAATTGGTTGTGTTCATTCCTTGCCCAAGTGTTACTAAATTTGTTTATTCATACCACATGCGATGATCCTACTCGTGTAGTAATATGTGCTGCCACCAATTAAAGAATACGGTTTCAATCAATCGGCATAACATGGTACTGTGTACCAGAAGGGATCCATAGTTCCACTTTATATTAACTTCCCCAATGGAGGACCTACATAGTTGTAACAACATAAGATGAGATTGTTAGATTAATCTCATTTGGCTCGGTCAAGGAACTGAGACAGACTCACCTCCCGCGTCTTTATCGGGGACACAATAATGTCGTTATGGTTGTTGCCCCTTTTCACACCACATATATTAAATAGAAAGAGGACCGACACATGATCCAATGTTCGCCGTACCCCCTCTCAAACACGCACTCTAAATATTTGATCTGTCTCTACATGATCAGTGGAGGAAAGGTCACTATCATCAATCTCGTTGTCCTTGACATCGACTCTCCCCGCCCTAATGACGTCCCCCACAACACTATGGTATACCT
It contains:
- the LOC100383654 gene encoding uncharacterized protein LOC100383654, whose translation is MARQEIEHSHLPVRGINLHVAQVGKGDLGTVVFLHGFPEIWYSWRHQMLAVAAAGYRAIAPDCRGYGLSDQPPENEEASWVWDDLVADVLAILDALSIPKAFLVGKDFGALPAYDFALQHPDRTCGVVCLGIPFSPVPFAFDTMPEGFYVLRWGEPGRAEADFGRYDVRRVVRTVYVLFSRADIPIAKEGQEIMDLADLSAPLPEWFTEEDLDVYAKLYEKSGFRYPLQMPYRSLRKMPQRLDAKFQAPVLMVMGEKDYCFKFPGFETAVRSGAMDNFMPDLKIIYIPEGGHFVQEQLPDRVNELLLDFLNGHPVAS